Proteins encoded together in one Aminipila butyrica window:
- a CDS encoding metal ABC transporter substrate-binding protein, with translation MKKVLSIVLVLLLGTVVLAGCAQQEKPVKSEKLRVVTTIFPPYDFTRAIAGDKADITMLLPPGSETHSFEPTPQDIIKIKNCDVFIYVGGESDEWVKDVLASMDTSEMKIITLMDCVETVEEEIVEGMQDEEEAHDAADNEAEEPEYDEHVWTSPRNAKLIVQKISDALCQIDSANAEAYEQNTAAYLGKLDELDSKFQAVVDGAARKTLVFGDRFPFRYFADAYGLTYFAAFPGCSTETDASASTVKFLIDKMNAENIPVVFHIELSNEKMANTISEATGAKVLLFHACHNISKADFEAGKTYLDLMTANVSALKEALQ, from the coding sequence ATGAAAAAAGTATTATCTATTGTATTGGTGCTGCTGCTTGGCACCGTTGTTCTTGCAGGCTGTGCTCAGCAGGAGAAGCCCGTTAAAAGTGAAAAGCTCCGTGTCGTTACGACCATTTTCCCGCCTTATGATTTCACCCGTGCTATTGCCGGTGACAAAGCGGACATTACTATGCTCCTGCCCCCGGGCAGCGAAACCCATTCCTTTGAGCCTACACCTCAGGATATCATTAAAATTAAAAATTGTGATGTGTTTATCTATGTAGGAGGGGAATCCGACGAGTGGGTAAAGGATGTCTTGGCATCCATGGATACATCTGAGATGAAAATTATCACCCTCATGGACTGCGTGGAAACCGTGGAAGAAGAAATTGTGGAAGGCATGCAAGATGAGGAGGAAGCGCACGACGCAGCGGATAATGAAGCCGAGGAACCAGAATACGATGAACACGTGTGGACTTCGCCCCGCAATGCAAAGCTGATTGTGCAAAAGATCTCAGATGCCCTCTGCCAGATTGATTCTGCTAATGCCGAGGCATATGAACAGAACACGGCCGCTTATCTTGGCAAGTTGGATGAATTGGATAGCAAATTTCAAGCTGTCGTAGATGGTGCTGCCCGCAAGACACTTGTCTTTGGGGACCGTTTCCCTTTCCGCTATTTTGCTGATGCTTACGGCCTCACCTATTTTGCTGCATTTCCCGGCTGCTCTACCGAAACGGATGCCAGTGCATCTACTGTAAAGTTCCTCATTGATAAGATGAATGCGGAGAATATTCCGGTCGTATTCCATATTGAACTTTCCAATGAGAAGATGGCGAATACCATCAGTGAGGCTACGGGAGCAAAGGTGCTGCTTTTCCACGCTTGTCACAATATTTCCAAGGCCGACTTTGAGGCGGGGAAAACCTATCTGGACCTGATGACCGCCAATGTGTCCGCTTTGAAGGAGGCGTTGCAATAA
- a CDS encoding metal ABC transporter ATP-binding protein, with protein sequence MALITCQNAAFGYEGNTVVSGLQFEVHSGDYLCVVGENGSGKSTLIKGLLQLKAPQSGKVFMGDGLGLNEIGYLPQQTAAQKDFPASAYEVVLSGRLGARGIRPFYSPRDKAIAEENIKRLDISSLRNRCYRELSGGQQQRVLLARALCATKKVLLLDEPVAGLDPVVTQELYRLIESINRETGLTVIMVSHDLQSAVKYASHILHLKNTQLFFGKTSDYLISKVGQIFIGGERNA encoded by the coding sequence ATGGCTCTGATTACATGCCAGAATGCAGCCTTCGGATACGAAGGCAACACCGTTGTCAGTGGGCTTCAATTTGAAGTCCACAGCGGTGATTATTTATGTGTTGTCGGGGAGAATGGGTCTGGTAAGAGTACCCTTATCAAGGGATTACTTCAACTAAAAGCACCCCAGAGCGGCAAGGTTTTCATGGGGGACGGCTTGGGCCTCAATGAAATCGGCTATCTACCCCAGCAGACTGCAGCACAGAAAGATTTTCCAGCCAGTGCTTACGAGGTGGTCCTTTCAGGACGCCTCGGGGCTCGTGGAATCCGTCCCTTTTACTCGCCAAGAGATAAGGCGATTGCAGAGGAAAATATCAAACGACTGGATATCAGCTCCTTGAGAAACCGTTGTTATCGTGAGTTGTCTGGTGGCCAGCAACAGCGGGTTTTGCTGGCCCGCGCCTTGTGCGCTACTAAAAAAGTGCTGCTGCTGGATGAACCGGTGGCCGGTCTTGATCCGGTGGTAACACAGGAATTATACCGGCTGATTGAGAGCATCAACCGGGAAACCGGGCTGACGGTTATCATGGTTTCCCATGATCTTCAAAGTGCAGTTAAATATGCAAGCCATATCCTGCATTTGAAAAATACGCAGTTGTTTTTTGGTAAGACTTCGGATTACCTAATCTCTAAGGTTGGACAGATATTTATAGGAGGTGAACGAAATGCTTAA
- a CDS encoding metal ABC transporter permease, translating to MLNMLIEMFSYTFLVRAVVVGLLVSLCAALLGVSLVLKRYSMIGDGLSHVGFGTLAIATAMNAAPLLVSIPVVVVAAFLLLRISENSKIKGDAAIALISTSSLAIGVVVISLTTGMNTDVCNYMFGSILAMSKDDVTLSVILAVVVLGLFVLCYNKIFAVTFDETFAQATGVKTGMYNMLIAFLTAITIVLGMRMMGALLISSLIIFPALTSMRLCKKFKTVTICSAVVSVVCFFIGVIFSYINATPTGASVVLVNIAAFLLFWAVRVIPRAKIKETAERQVVS from the coding sequence ATGCTTAATATGTTGATAGAGATGTTCTCCTATACATTCCTGGTTCGTGCTGTAGTGGTGGGCTTGCTCGTGTCTCTCTGCGCAGCACTCCTTGGGGTAAGCCTCGTGCTGAAACGCTATTCCATGATTGGCGACGGACTTTCCCACGTGGGCTTTGGCACCTTGGCCATCGCTACGGCTATGAACGCGGCGCCCCTTCTGGTATCCATTCCGGTGGTGGTGGTGGCGGCGTTTCTCCTTCTGCGGATTAGTGAAAATAGCAAAATTAAAGGCGATGCTGCCATTGCCTTGATTTCCACTAGTTCGTTGGCTATCGGCGTGGTGGTCATCTCCCTGACAACAGGGATGAATACGGACGTTTGTAATTACATGTTTGGCAGTATTTTAGCCATGAGCAAGGATGATGTAACCCTTTCCGTCATCTTGGCTGTGGTCGTGCTGGGATTATTTGTACTCTGTTACAACAAAATCTTTGCGGTCACCTTTGATGAGACCTTTGCTCAGGCCACTGGGGTAAAAACTGGCATGTACAACATGCTTATTGCCTTTTTGACGGCTATCACCATTGTGCTGGGGATGAGAATGATGGGGGCTCTGCTGATTTCCAGCCTGATTATCTTTCCAGCCCTTACCTCCATGCGCCTTTGCAAGAAGTTTAAAACGGTGACCATCTGCTCGGCGGTGGTGTCGGTGGTTTGCTTCTTTATTGGTGTAATCTTTTCCTATATCAACGCTACGCCTACGGGGGCAAGTGTGGTGCTGGTAAATATCGCTGCTTTTCTGTTATTTTGGGCAGTGCGGGTCATACCCCGGGCCAAAATCAAAGAAACAGCAGAAAGGCAGGTCGTATCATGA
- a CDS encoding TIGR03943 family putative permease subunit, which translates to MKKFTSLLMVCALVALTGCQGGTAGTSGSQNDTGAASDTVAVKTKASAGDTVEIKEKMFLAQLNDIYLNQEDYLGKTIKYEGMFTQYTWEEKGVTYYMVYRQSPGCCGADGQAGFEVVWPEGASAFYPQENDWVEAVGVLETVEEDGYTYLRLSLSSLTVLPTRGAEFVNQ; encoded by the coding sequence ATGAAAAAATTTACAAGTCTATTGATGGTTTGTGCTTTAGTTGCGTTGACAGGGTGCCAAGGCGGCACTGCTGGGACTTCAGGCTCTCAAAACGATACTGGCGCAGCTAGTGACACCGTCGCTGTGAAGACGAAAGCTTCCGCTGGCGATACGGTGGAAATTAAAGAAAAGATGTTTCTGGCACAGTTGAATGACATCTACCTGAATCAAGAAGATTATTTGGGTAAAACCATAAAATATGAAGGAATGTTTACTCAGTACACCTGGGAGGAAAAGGGGGTAACCTACTATATGGTCTATCGTCAATCCCCAGGCTGCTGCGGAGCAGATGGCCAGGCGGGTTTTGAGGTGGTTTGGCCAGAAGGGGCCAGTGCCTTTTATCCCCAGGAAAATGACTGGGTGGAAGCCGTCGGTGTTTTAGAAACGGTAGAAGAAGATGGATATACTTATCTGCGACTTTCCCTGTCTTCCTTGACGGTACTGCCTACCCGTGGCGCGGAATTTGTGAACCAGTAA
- a CDS encoding sensor domain-containing diguanylate cyclase translates to MEYNEILNEHITIKELFEAMPVALALVNREGEYLLVNNALVSLGGVFHANLIGQKIGEISPIAELNSREDFKLFDAGIEVPDHELTINGDFFQVSVSPLRDNQGYAIAEMVAITNISKIKKIETQLYETNKKLVLLSNQDPLTALLNARGFYETIGNLIEEEADEQMVYSVFFIDIDRFKQINDTYGHQMGDAVLVQTAGVIKALCRDNDTIGRVGGDEFSVFLPKTAYKEAYLLAEALRAEIERLIPVAEDASLKITVSIGVAEGKGKSISLMDVQSKADCAMYTAKRKSGNQVSGVF, encoded by the coding sequence ATGGAATATAATGAAATTTTAAATGAGCATATCACCATTAAAGAGTTGTTTGAAGCCATGCCAGTTGCCTTGGCGTTAGTGAACAGAGAAGGCGAATATCTACTGGTCAACAACGCGTTGGTTTCCTTAGGAGGAGTATTTCACGCCAATTTAATAGGACAAAAAATAGGTGAAATCAGCCCTATAGCAGAATTAAACAGCCGTGAGGATTTTAAACTTTTCGATGCTGGCATTGAGGTGCCGGATCATGAGTTGACCATTAACGGTGATTTTTTTCAAGTTTCTGTCAGCCCCTTGCGGGATAATCAGGGTTACGCTATTGCGGAAATGGTTGCAATAACCAATATCTCTAAGATTAAAAAAATTGAAACTCAGCTGTATGAAACAAATAAGAAGCTCGTTCTTCTATCAAATCAAGATCCTTTAACAGCCTTATTAAATGCACGAGGTTTCTATGAGACGATTGGAAACTTGATCGAGGAAGAAGCTGACGAGCAAATGGTGTATAGTGTATTTTTTATTGATATCGACCGTTTCAAGCAGATTAATGATACTTACGGGCATCAAATGGGAGATGCCGTTTTAGTTCAAACAGCAGGCGTTATAAAAGCTCTGTGCCGGGACAACGATACCATTGGCAGAGTTGGGGGCGATGAGTTCTCTGTATTTTTACCGAAGACAGCTTATAAGGAGGCCTACCTGCTTGCAGAAGCATTACGGGCTGAAATCGAAAGGCTGATACCAGTAGCAGAAGATGCTTCATTAAAAATAACGGTAAGCATCGGTGTGGCAGAAGGAAAAGGTAAGAGTATCTCGTTGATGGATGTTCAAAGTAAAGCCGATTGTGCAATGTATACGGCTAAAAGAAAATCTGGAAATCAAGTGTCAGGTGTTTTTTAG
- a CDS encoding transporter substrate-binding domain-containing diguanylate cyclase, with the protein MKRKLRISIWIMGIFLLLESPPGVQADTSLLDLTASNVSLTQEEKDYIQEKHVIRAIAVDGAAPIMYVDKEGEPQGISRMLMEEISKRTGLIFEYAVYDDMVSALASDYDIFMGMPHQYASEGMIFSEPYLQGKSILYLNAALNVNDLQGKRYAAVRGRTLPEGIEPENAIYYGSRLESIEAVNKGEADYGYGNAFSVNFYTWNKGYKNLVTIPVGKEDREYCLVFPKDNSLLISIVNKTIEGIDKSDIQKMVLDSMISGERPVNFTMIMDNYGEKIILIGCLLMSILLLSIVSYMQVNGRLRMQNQKYEQLSALSDEYLYEYFARTDRLVFSEKCQSLFADAGAEEVVRQKLKELHSRPKTDGNTIITLPLGEEETGVFKAVHFSIYHHNGKLNSVIGKLIDISQEAAEKEELLISAQIDGLTGLYNPVTTRQLITSRLKGKGPLKMDGLMLVDCDHFKSINDSYGHLAGDQMLKLLSRSLEKTFEKKAIIGRIGGDEFAVYVRNISSPAFIKEKCDQLKKTLQEEEAEIALSVSIGIALVVGETDYDTVFDRADQALYQAKRNGRDQAVFYDEASQ; encoded by the coding sequence ATGAAAAGAAAATTAAGGATAAGCATATGGATAATGGGCATATTTCTATTACTTGAAAGCCCACCGGGGGTGCAGGCGGATACGAGTCTGTTAGATTTAACCGCCAGCAATGTATCTCTGACTCAGGAAGAGAAAGACTATATTCAGGAGAAACATGTGATCCGGGCCATAGCCGTAGACGGCGCAGCCCCGATTATGTATGTAGATAAAGAGGGAGAGCCCCAGGGAATTTCCAGGATGTTGATGGAGGAGATTTCCAAGCGCACAGGGCTAATTTTTGAATACGCCGTATATGATGATATGGTTTCGGCTCTAGCCAGTGATTATGACATCTTCATGGGAATGCCTCATCAGTATGCATCAGAAGGCATGATTTTCTCCGAACCTTATTTGCAAGGTAAATCCATACTTTATTTGAACGCAGCTTTAAATGTAAATGACTTGCAGGGTAAACGGTATGCGGCGGTAAGGGGAAGGACTTTGCCTGAGGGAATAGAACCAGAAAATGCTATTTACTACGGATCCCGCCTAGAAAGCATTGAAGCGGTGAATAAGGGAGAGGCCGATTACGGCTATGGCAATGCCTTCTCCGTTAATTTTTATACGTGGAACAAAGGTTACAAGAATCTGGTTACTATCCCCGTAGGGAAGGAAGACCGGGAATACTGCCTGGTTTTTCCTAAAGACAACAGCCTGCTGATTTCTATCGTCAATAAAACTATTGAAGGGATAGATAAAAGCGACATTCAAAAGATGGTTTTAGACTCGATGATTTCAGGGGAAAGACCCGTGAACTTCACGATGATAATGGACAATTATGGAGAGAAGATTATCCTGATCGGGTGTTTGCTTATGAGTATACTGCTCCTAAGCATCGTCTCTTATATGCAGGTCAATGGGCGGCTGCGGATGCAGAATCAGAAGTATGAACAGCTGTCCGCGCTATCCGATGAATACCTGTATGAATATTTTGCCCGTACAGACAGGCTGGTATTTTCGGAAAAATGCCAATCCCTCTTTGCTGATGCAGGTGCAGAAGAGGTGGTTCGCCAGAAGCTGAAAGAGCTGCATTCTCGGCCCAAAACGGATGGAAATACCATCATCACGCTGCCTCTGGGGGAAGAGGAAACTGGCGTATTTAAAGCCGTACATTTCAGTATCTATCATCACAATGGCAAGCTCAATTCCGTCATCGGCAAGCTGATTGATATCAGTCAGGAGGCAGCGGAAAAGGAAGAGCTGTTAATTAGTGCCCAGATTGACGGGCTGACAGGCCTGTACAATCCAGTGACCACCAGACAGCTGATAACCAGCCGACTGAAGGGCAAAGGGCCTCTGAAAATGGATGGGTTGATGCTGGTAGACTGTGACCATTTCAAAAGCATAAATGACAGCTACGGCCATCTGGCTGGAGATCAAATGCTTAAATTGCTGAGCCGAAGTTTGGAAAAGACCTTTGAAAAAAAGGCAATTATTGGCCGAATCGGTGGCGATGAATTTGCCGTATACGTAAGAAATATCTCTTCTCCAGCCTTTATCAAGGAAAAATGCGACCAGTTAAAAAAGACTCTTCAAGAGGAGGAGGCAGAGATTGCTCTTTCGGTCAGCATCGGCATCGCTCTTGTTGTGGGGGAAACCGATTACGACACCGTGTTTGATCGAGCAGATCAAGCGTTGTATCAGGCCAAACGAAACGGAAGAGATCAGGCCGTCTTTTATGATGAGGCAAGTCAATAA
- a CDS encoding B3/B4 domain-containing protein, producing the protein MEFILDKSLAGLGIQQVVIATMSGIDLEASLSEEKQLFLEHWQQKALALNLEELDENPIVIGYRELVQQVGRSSKKNPPTAEALIKNIQRRGSLPRINTVVDWYNAETLQSYLSIGAHDLDKIQFPVEFTISKREDTFYPIMAPEKKVAATDLVYRDQQGILAYLDCRDSELYKITPQTKKLLLVIQGHRHTSVSYRQEALERICLGLKAVMPELQYRIQVLDV; encoded by the coding sequence ATGGAATTTATTTTAGATAAAAGTCTAGCTGGTCTGGGGATTCAGCAAGTGGTTATCGCGACTATGTCAGGCATAGACCTGGAGGCTTCCCTTTCAGAGGAAAAGCAATTGTTTCTGGAGCACTGGCAACAGAAAGCTTTAGCGCTTAATCTGGAAGAATTGGATGAAAATCCGATTGTAATCGGCTACCGGGAATTAGTTCAGCAGGTGGGTCGAAGTTCTAAGAAAAATCCGCCTACTGCTGAAGCCCTGATCAAAAACATCCAGCGACGAGGTTCCCTGCCTCGAATTAACACCGTGGTAGATTGGTACAACGCCGAAACCCTCCAGTCCTACCTGTCCATAGGCGCCCATGACTTGGACAAAATCCAGTTTCCGGTGGAATTTACCATCTCCAAAAGAGAAGATACCTTTTATCCCATCATGGCCCCGGAGAAAAAAGTAGCCGCCACAGATTTAGTCTATCGGGATCAGCAAGGTATCTTAGCTTATCTGGACTGCCGTGATTCAGAGCTGTACAAGATTACCCCCCAGACAAAAAAACTCCTGCTTGTCATTCAAGGCCATCGGCACACCTCTGTGTCTTACCGTCAAGAGGCCCTGGAACGAATCTGCCTCGGCCTAAAGGCTGTCATGCCCGAACTGCAATATAGAATTCAAGTACTGGATGTATAA
- a CDS encoding aminotransferase class I/II-fold pyridoxal phosphate-dependent enzyme, translating into MKINDFKLECYFGLYEFTAPYLLTQSDCESMTTKELLDLEPGAEEAYLNQWLGYTETWGDPELRTAIAGLYKNMTAEDVLVFHGAQEAIFGYMNVMLNEGDHMIAMYPNYQSAYEVANSVPNCEFSKWYLKDDGSKWVVDFDELETLIKPNTKVIAVNSPNNPTGYTFTNAEIKQLCDICKKHDIYLFADEVYKGLELDGEKREWMADHYHKCVSLGVMSKAYGLAGLRVGWLVTKDHEILDQVVKFKHYMSICDSAPSEFLSKVALKHSDELLERSTNIIRENLKLMDEFFARYPKLFEKKAITCGPVAFHKLLLDMPVKEFCQLAVDKKGVLLLPADIYDLDGPYFRMGYGRKGVPESLAKFEEFLIEEKFV; encoded by the coding sequence ATGAAAATCAATGATTTTAAACTAGAATGTTATTTTGGTCTGTACGAATTTACCGCACCGTACCTGCTGACCCAGTCAGACTGCGAATCCATGACCACCAAAGAACTGCTGGACTTGGAGCCGGGAGCAGAGGAGGCTTATTTGAATCAATGGTTGGGCTATACTGAAACTTGGGGAGATCCAGAATTGAGAACCGCTATTGCTGGATTGTACAAGAATATGACGGCAGAGGATGTGCTGGTATTTCACGGAGCACAGGAAGCAATCTTTGGCTACATGAATGTCATGCTCAACGAAGGCGATCACATGATTGCCATGTATCCAAACTATCAGTCTGCTTATGAGGTAGCCAATTCCGTGCCTAACTGTGAATTTTCCAAGTGGTATTTAAAGGATGACGGCAGCAAATGGGTAGTGGATTTTGACGAGCTGGAGACCTTGATTAAACCGAATACTAAGGTGATTGCGGTCAACTCCCCGAACAACCCTACAGGCTATACTTTTACCAATGCAGAGATCAAACAGCTGTGCGACATTTGTAAGAAACACGATATTTACCTCTTTGCTGACGAGGTGTACAAAGGTCTGGAACTGGATGGAGAAAAGCGAGAATGGATGGCAGACCACTATCATAAGTGTGTATCCTTAGGGGTTATGTCTAAGGCTTATGGATTGGCTGGACTGCGTGTAGGCTGGTTAGTGACCAAGGATCACGAGATCTTAGATCAAGTGGTGAAGTTTAAGCACTATATGAGTATCTGCGATTCTGCTCCGTCGGAATTTCTCTCCAAAGTGGCGTTGAAGCACAGCGATGAGCTGCTGGAGCGCAGCACCAATATCATTCGGGAGAATCTAAAGCTGATGGATGAGTTTTTCGCCAGATACCCTAAGCTCTTCGAGAAGAAGGCGATTACTTGTGGGCCTGTAGCCTTCCACAAGCTGCTGCTTGATATGCCGGTTAAAGAGTTCTGCCAGCTAGCGGTAGATAAAAAAGGCGTTCTGCTGCTGCCAGCGGATATTTATGACTTGGACGGCCCGTATTTTAGAATGGGTTATGGCCGGAAGGGCGTGCCAGAAAGCTTGGCCAAGTTTGAAGAATTCTTAATTGAAGAAAAATTTGTATAA